GCCCACGCAGGCCACGACAGCGTCGGGGAGCCTGCCCTCTTTGGCCAGGATTTGGGCCTTCACTTCCCGGCCCACCACGCTCTGGAAATCCCGCACTATGGTGGGAAAAGGATGAGGTCCCACCACGGAACCGATTACATAGTGGGTGTCATGGAGCCTTCTCGTCCATTCCCGCAAGGTTTCGTTAACTGCATCTTTTAAAGTACCCGTACCGCTGGCCACGGCATGGACCTTAGCCCCTAGAAGCTCCATGCGGTACACATTTAGGGCTTGCCGCACGGTATCCTCTTGGCCCATGAACACCTCACATTCCAAATCCATTAAAGCAGCCGCGGTGGCAGTGGCCACCCCGTGCTGGCCTGCCCCCGTTTCCGCAATCACCCGGGTCTTACCCATTTTCTTGGCCAGCAACACTTGCCCCAGCACGTTATTAATCTTGTGGGAGCCCGTATGGTTTAAGTCTTCTCTTTTAAGATAAATCCTGGCTCCTCCCAGGTCCCTGGTCATTTTTTCCGCATAATACAGCAGGGACGGCCGCCCGGCATACTCCGCCAGCAGCCGGTCCAATTCCCGGGCAAAGGCCGGGTCGTTCCGAAAATGATAATAGGCTTCCTCCAGCTCCCGGAGGGCATTCATCAGGGTTTCCGGCACATATTGACCCCCGTGAACGCCAAATCTCCCTTTCTGCTCCCTCATCTCGCTCCTCCTCACCTGTCTCTTTTCCAGCAATCAAAAAAGCCTTTATCCCTCCTTCAGGGACAAAGGCTGTACTACCTCTGCGGTGCCACCCAGCTTGGCGATGGAATCGCCCACTCATCCACCCCTTTGGTAACGGGCGGGGCTCCCGTAAGTGCCTACTCTCCCAGGGATTTCGGACTTCCCTCGCAAGTCCATTCGGAATAACCTTGGCAACCGCCTTCCCACCCGCCGGCGGCTCTCTGACTGCCAGTCGTTATTCTTACTAGTCTTGCTCATCGGTTTGGCTATATTTCTTATCATGCTAACATTATGCAGCAATCCTTGTCAATATCGAAAATCACCGGGCTTCCCTGGCATAATTTTCTCCCAGTGCTTTGGGTTGGGAAGCACGCCCGGCAAAAATCCCTAATGTCAGCAGCGTCAACACATAAGGCAACATCAGCATGAACTCATAGGGAACCTGCCAACCCAGGCTCTGCATCCTGAGCTGCAAAGCGTCAGCTCCTCCGAAAAACAGGGCGGCCAAGACCGCACCCACGGGATGCCAGCGGCCGAAAATCACCGCCGCCAGGGCCATAAAACCCCTGCCGCTGACCATTCCCTCGGCAAATAAGTTCAAGTGCCCTAGGGACAGGCTGACACCCCCAAGACCGCCGATGGCACCTCCCAGCAGTACCGTCAGATAACGGGTCCCGGTGACGCTGATACCCGCTGTGTCCGCCGCCTGGGGCTCTTCTCCCACCGCCCTGACGGCCAAACCCCAATGGGTACGAAAAAGAACAACCGTCAGGACCGGTACCAGGATGTAACCCAGGTAGACCAGCGGATTCTGCTGGAATAATATGGGCCCAAGCACAGGGAGATCGGACAGGAAAGGAATGGGATACGCCTTGAAGCTGTTGACCGTTACTTGCTGGTCCAAGCCAAACATGGCCCGGAACAGCACGCCGGTGAGGCCCATGGCCAAAATATTGATGGCGGCGCCGATCACGATCTGGTTAGCGCGAAAAGTGATGGATGCCACCGCCAGGATCAAGGACGTCAGGGCACCGGCCAGCATCCCACATAACAGTCCCAGCCAAGGGCTGCCGGTATAATAAGCACCAACTACCCCGGCAAAGGCACCGTTGAGCATTACTCCCTCCAAGCCGATATTCAGTACCCCGGCCCTCTCCGAAAGGGTCTCTCCCTGCGCCGCCAGGGCGATGGGAGTAGCCAACCGGATGGTGGCGGCTACCCAACTGAGATCAAAGACGCTGAGCAGGCTCACGGCAGATCACCTTCCCTCTTTTTGGCCGGCCGGACATATTTCGGCAGTTCTTTGCCGGCAGCACAGGCAATGAAGATAATGGGAATCGCCTGGATGATGAATACCAGCGAGGAAGACAGGCCCACCGTTCGCTGCAGCATCCCCGCGCCGCTGCGGAGGGAGGCAAAAAAGGTGGCCGAGAAAAGGACCCCCACGGGATTAGACTGGGCTAAGAGAGCCACCGCGATGGCATCATAGCCGTAATTGGGCAGGAAAGCATCCCTCAACCGGTACTGGGCTCCCAGGATCTCGGCGGCCCCCGCCAGCCCTGCCAGGGCACCGCTCAACAGCATGCCCGACAAAATGATGGCTTTCGTATTCAAACCCAAATAAGCAGTACACCGGGGGTTTAAGCCCACCATCCGCAGCCGGTAACCCCAGGTGGTGCGCTGCATGATCAACCAAACCACCGCCGCCAGGAGTACGGCCAGCAGGATCCCGGCATGCAGCCGGCTGGCCCCGGGGAACAACAAGGGCAAGCGAGCCGTTTCAGGTATGGCCGCCGATTGGGGCAGACTGACGGTGCCGGTTTCCGCCGGTTCCCGCAACGGACCGTGGACAAAATAGCTGAGCAAATACAAGCCAACATAGTTCATCAGCAGGGTGGTAATGACTTCGCTGACTCCTCTTTTAAGCTTTAAGAAGGCAGGCACCAGCATCCATAAGCCCCCTGCCAAGCAGCCTGCCAACAGGGCGCCGGGCAGGGCCAGCCACCCGGGCAAAGTGAGGGCCGCCCAAGTAGCCGCCAGCCCCCCCACACAAATCTGCCCTTCCGCGCCAATGTTGAAAAAGCCGCTTTTCACGCCTACCGCTACACTTAGCCCGGCTAAAATCAGCGGCACTGCTTTGTTAAAGGTGGTACCGATACTATAGGCATTGCCGAAAGCTCCTTCCCACAAGGCTCCCAGGGCCACCAGCGGGTTTTGTCCTACCAGGACAATCAACAGCACGGTCAGCAGCAAGGACAGCAGCAGGGCCAGGAACACCGTGAAGAAGTGATCAAAAGCGGGCTTCATTGTTTTAGTTTTCGTGGCCATGGGCTTCACCCCCCTTTGGCTCGACCCGGCCGGCCATCATCAGTCCTATTTCTTTCAAGTAGGCTTCTTCCGCCGGTAAGACCCCCAGCACCTGCCCCCGGTACATGACCGCAATCCGGTCGCAAACGGCCAGCAGTTCCTCCAACTCCGTGGACAGGAGTATAATGGAGGCACCTTTGCGGCTGGCCTCCAGCAGCACCCGGTGCACATAATTGGTGGAGCCGATATCCAAGCCCCGGGTGGGTTGATGGGCGATAATAAGCTTTGGCTCCCCGTCGATTTCCCTGGCTAAAACCGCCTTTTGCTGGTTCCCGCCGGAAAGAGCCGCCAGACGGGTGGAGATGCACGAAGTCTTGATTTCGAATTCTTTCACTTTAGCCAGGGCATAATCTTCCACCGCTTGCAAATTTAAAAAACCCTGGCGGGAAAACGGTTTCCGGTTAAATCTCCGGCAGATCAGGTTTTCTGCCAGGGACATGCCCATCACGGTAGCGGTGCCGTGCCGGTCAGCGGGAATGTAAGCCAAACCGCTTTCTGCCAATGCTTTCGGGGAAGCACCTGTCATGTCCCGGCCGGCCCACCGGATCTTACCTGTCTTGGGCCTTTTTAAACCTGCCAGGCAGTGGGCCAGGTTAGTCTGACCGTTGCCGTCCACCCCGGCCACTCCCATGATCTCTCCCTCACAAACTTCCAGGGATAACCGGTGCAGGGGGCTGTCCCCTTCTTCCAACTCGGTGCTGAGGTTTTCCACCCGGAGGAACACTTTATCGCTCTTGGTTTTGCCTTGCTTAGCCGGGGTAACCATCTTGTCACCGACCATCAAGCAT
This window of the Clostridia bacterium genome carries:
- the trpB gene encoding tryptophan synthase subunit beta codes for the protein MREQKGRFGVHGGQYVPETLMNALRELEEAYYHFRNDPAFARELDRLLAEYAGRPSLLYYAEKMTRDLGGARIYLKREDLNHTGSHKINNVLGQVLLAKKMGKTRVIAETGAGQHGVATATAAALMDLECEVFMGQEDTVRQALNVYRMELLGAKVHAVASGTGTLKDAVNETLREWTRRLHDTHYVIGSVVGPHPFPTIVRDFQSVVGREVKAQILAKEGRLPDAVVACVGGGSNAMGIFYDFIKDESVRLIGCEAAGLGLETGRHAATINRGALGIFHGMKSYFCQDEYGQIAPVYSISAGLDYPGVGPEHSYLHDRGRAEYVAVTDEEAVAAFEYLSRTEGIIPAIESAHAVAYAMKLAPRLGRDRVVVVCLSGRGDKDVAAIARYKGVNVHE
- a CDS encoding ABC transporter permease, whose product is MSLLSVFDLSWVAATIRLATPIALAAQGETLSERAGVLNIGLEGVMLNGAFAGVVGAYYTGSPWLGLLCGMLAGALTSLILAVASITFRANQIVIGAAINILAMGLTGVLFRAMFGLDQQVTVNSFKAYPIPFLSDLPVLGPILFQQNPLVYLGYILVPVLTVVLFRTHWGLAVRAVGEEPQAADTAGISVTGTRYLTVLLGGAIGGLGGVSLSLGHLNLFAEGMVSGRGFMALAAVIFGRWHPVGAVLAALFFGGADALQLRMQSLGWQVPYEFMLMLPYVLTLLTLGIFAGRASQPKALGENYAREAR
- a CDS encoding ABC transporter permease codes for the protein MATKTKTMKPAFDHFFTVFLALLLSLLLTVLLIVLVGQNPLVALGALWEGAFGNAYSIGTTFNKAVPLILAGLSVAVGVKSGFFNIGAEGQICVGGLAATWAALTLPGWLALPGALLAGCLAGGLWMLVPAFLKLKRGVSEVITTLLMNYVGLYLLSYFVHGPLREPAETGTVSLPQSAAIPETARLPLLFPGASRLHAGILLAVLLAAVVWLIMQRTTWGYRLRMVGLNPRCTAYLGLNTKAIILSGMLLSGALAGLAGAAEILGAQYRLRDAFLPNYGYDAIAVALLAQSNPVGVLFSATFFASLRSGAGMLQRTVGLSSSLVFIIQAIPIIFIACAAGKELPKYVRPAKKREGDLP
- a CDS encoding ABC transporter ATP-binding protein, coding for MSQPILEMKQISKSFGSLVANDKVDLTVCRGEIHGLLGENGAGKTTLMNILYGLYRQDAGEIMVDGKPVQINSPREAIELGIGMVHQHFMLVPNLTVAENVILGQGQKGEFWLDCREAAARIEAKAKEYGVELDPWAKVEDLTVGLRQRVEIFKALFRGARLLIFDEPTAVLTPPEVEQLFHLLRNFVKRGNAVICITHKLHEIKAICDRVTILRGGRLVGTYVTGEVDADDLACLMVGDKMVTPAKQGKTKSDKVFLRVENLSTELEEGDSPLHRLSLEVCEGEIMGVAGVDGNGQTNLAHCLAGLKRPKTGKIRWAGRDMTGASPKALAESGLAYIPADRHGTATVMGMSLAENLICRRFNRKPFSRQGFLNLQAVEDYALAKVKEFEIKTSCISTRLAALSGGNQQKAVLAREIDGEPKLIIAHQPTRGLDIGSTNYVHRVLLEASRKGASIILLSTELEELLAVCDRIAVMYRGQVLGVLPAEEAYLKEIGLMMAGRVEPKGGEAHGHEN